A section of the Amycolatopsis sp. AA4 genome encodes:
- a CDS encoding nitrate/sulfonate/bicarbonate ABC transporter ATP-binding protein, which yields MSEVLVSVDHVSKSFPGSAGDELRVLDDITLDLRAGEIVALLGRSGSGKSTLLRTIAGLIGPTRGTVRYRGEELDGANPGTAMVFQTFALMPWLTVQDNVELGLAARGIPPKARRERALQAIDLIGLDGFESAYPKELSGGMRQRVGFARALVLEPDVLLMDEPFSALDVLTAENLRTELMSLWQRADFPTKAVCIVTHNIEEAVLLADRVLVLGANPGTLRAEVEVDLARPRDRKSPAFAALVERLYDLLTGRDPAAVEPAQATPTARPLPHASVGGLAGLVELVHARGGHADLPDLAAELSFEVDDLLPLVDAAALLDLLFVAGGDLHLTPVGTAFTTADIQTSKKIFAGQVRDRAPLVRTIVNALTASSDGTLRAEFFLDLLRRGFSAADARQQLDTAIDWGRYAELFDYDTDSDRIAQTTAD from the coding sequence ATGTCCGAAGTCCTCGTGTCCGTCGACCACGTCAGCAAAAGCTTCCCCGGTTCGGCTGGCGACGAACTGCGCGTCCTCGACGACATCACCCTCGACCTGCGCGCGGGCGAGATCGTCGCGCTGCTCGGCCGGTCCGGCAGCGGGAAATCGACGCTGCTGCGCACGATCGCCGGGCTGATCGGCCCGACCCGCGGCACCGTGCGCTACCGCGGCGAAGAACTCGACGGCGCCAATCCGGGCACCGCCATGGTGTTCCAGACCTTCGCGCTGATGCCGTGGCTGACGGTGCAGGACAACGTCGAACTCGGCCTCGCCGCCCGCGGGATCCCGCCGAAAGCCCGCCGCGAGCGTGCGCTGCAGGCGATCGACCTGATCGGGCTCGACGGGTTCGAATCCGCTTATCCCAAGGAGCTTTCCGGCGGGATGCGGCAGCGGGTCGGCTTCGCCCGCGCGCTCGTGCTCGAACCGGACGTGCTGCTGATGGACGAGCCCTTCTCCGCGCTCGACGTGCTGACCGCGGAGAACCTGCGCACCGAGCTGATGAGCCTGTGGCAGCGCGCCGATTTCCCCACTAAAGCGGTCTGCATCGTCACGCACAACATCGAGGAGGCCGTGCTGCTCGCGGACCGGGTGCTGGTCCTCGGCGCCAACCCCGGCACCCTGCGCGCGGAAGTGGAGGTCGACCTCGCCCGGCCGCGCGACCGCAAATCCCCCGCGTTCGCCGCGCTGGTCGAGCGGCTCTACGACCTGCTGACCGGACGCGACCCGGCGGCCGTCGAACCCGCGCAGGCCACGCCCACCGCCCGGCCGCTGCCGCACGCGTCGGTCGGCGGGCTGGCCGGTCTCGTAGAGCTGGTGCACGCTCGCGGCGGCCACGCGGACCTGCCGGATCTCGCCGCCGAACTGAGCTTCGAGGTCGACGACCTGCTGCCGCTCGTCGACGCCGCCGCCCTGCTCGACCTTCTCTTCGTGGCGGGCGGCGACCTGCACCTGACGCCGGTCGGCACCGCCTTCACCACCGCGGACATCCAGACCAGCAAGAAGATCTTCGCCGGTCAGGTCCGCGACCGGGCGCCGCTGGTGCGCACCATCGTCAACGCGCTCACCGCCAGTTCGGACGGCACGCTGCGCGCGGAGTTCTTCCTCGACCTGCTGCGCCGGGGCTTCTCCGCCGCCGACGCCCGGCAGCAGCTGGACACGGCGATCGACTGGGGCCGGTACGCGGAACTCTTCGACTACGACACCGACAGCGACCGGATCGCCCAGACGACCGCCGACTAG
- a CDS encoding aromatic acid/H+ symport family MFS transporter, which produces MTVSTDPRARPARWVAPLCWTAVALEGFDLVVLGVVLPALLKDKAWGLDPNTASLISAVGLLGVAVGAFAIGPLSDLLGRRGMMLLTVTSFSVCTLLCAFANGPWLFGVLRFLAGLGLGGVLPTALALITEYAKIGRSGSATTVLMTGYHVGAVLTALLGILVLQRFGWQWMFVIGAAPALVLVPLMLKFLPESKALERAKEARRTRNPLGVLFRHGYGRATIAFWVTSFMGLLLVYGLNTWLPQIMRAAGYELGAALALLLVLNVGAVLGLLVGGRVADKIGYRRSSIGWFAAAAVFLALLSIKLPGASVYVGVLLAGVFTFSSQVLVYVYIARVYPAEARGAGLGAASGIGRFGAMSGPLVTGLLLSAGLAYPWGFYLFAAVAVIGALAIAVVNRDPTPDAPADSPAPDAVPAPEG; this is translated from the coding sequence ATGACGGTCTCGACAGATCCCCGGGCGCGCCCCGCCCGCTGGGTGGCCCCGCTGTGCTGGACGGCGGTGGCGCTCGAAGGGTTCGACCTGGTGGTGCTGGGCGTCGTGCTGCCCGCGCTGCTCAAGGACAAAGCGTGGGGGCTCGACCCCAACACGGCGTCGCTGATTTCCGCGGTCGGGCTGCTCGGCGTGGCGGTCGGCGCGTTCGCGATCGGCCCGCTCAGCGACCTGCTCGGCCGCCGCGGCATGATGCTGCTGACCGTGACCAGCTTCTCGGTCTGCACGCTGCTCTGCGCGTTCGCCAACGGGCCGTGGCTGTTCGGCGTGCTGCGGTTCCTGGCCGGGCTCGGGCTCGGCGGCGTGCTGCCGACCGCGCTGGCGCTGATCACCGAGTACGCGAAGATCGGCCGCAGCGGCAGCGCGACCACCGTGCTGATGACCGGCTACCACGTCGGCGCGGTGCTCACCGCGCTGCTGGGAATCCTGGTGCTGCAACGGTTCGGCTGGCAGTGGATGTTCGTCATCGGGGCCGCGCCCGCGCTGGTCCTGGTGCCGCTCATGCTGAAATTCCTGCCCGAGTCGAAGGCGCTGGAACGGGCGAAGGAGGCCCGGCGGACCCGCAATCCGCTCGGCGTCCTGTTCCGGCACGGCTACGGCCGCGCCACGATCGCGTTCTGGGTGACGTCGTTCATGGGGCTGCTGCTGGTGTACGGCCTGAACACCTGGCTGCCGCAGATCATGCGCGCGGCGGGCTACGAACTCGGCGCGGCGCTGGCGCTGCTGCTGGTGCTGAACGTCGGCGCGGTCCTCGGTCTGCTGGTCGGCGGCCGGGTCGCGGACAAGATCGGCTACCGGCGTTCGAGCATCGGGTGGTTCGCGGCGGCCGCGGTGTTTTTGGCGTTGCTGAGCATCAAGCTGCCCGGGGCGAGTGTGTACGTCGGGGTGTTGCTGGCGGGGGTTTTCACGTTCAGTTCGCAGGTGCTGGTCTACGTGTACATCGCCCGCGTGTACCCCGCCGAGGCGCGCGGCGCCGGACTCGGCGCGGCGAGCGGGATCGGCCGGTTCGGCGCGATGTCCGGGCCGCTCGTGACCGGGCTGCTGCTGTCGGCGGGACTGGCGTATCCGTGGGGCTTCTACCTCTTCGCGGCGGTGGCGGTGATCGGGGCGCTCGCGATCGCGGTGGTGAACCGGGACCCGACGCCGGACGCCCCGGCGGACAGCCCGGCGCCGGACGCGGTTCCGGCGCCGGAAGGCTGA
- a CDS encoding aldehyde dehydrogenase family protein, with the protein MTLLGTGWQGRIYSGGWIPGAGGEYDAVEPATGATLAQVGAAAPENVAKAAAAAQEAQREWAAQPYDARARVLRRAARLFEDHGDEIDEWLIRESGATRGFAQFQTRAVAAEECHEAAALAAHPYGELLRSSQPRLSMARRVPAGVVGVISPFNAPVILSIRAIAPALALGNAVLAKPDPRTAVCGGVVLARIFEEAGLPEGLFHLLPGGADVGAALVEDPLVRVIAFTGSTNAGRKIAAAAGERLKRVHLELGGNSALVVLADADVEQAASVGAFGSFNHSGQICMATGRHLVAAEIADDYAAALAEHAAKLTVGNPATGDVALGPLIDAGQRDRVHSVVTGSAEAGAKIATGGTYEDLFYRPTVLTDVPLAAPAYAQEVFGPVAPVVPFSTVDEAVRLAGGTEYGLSLGILTRDAARGLALAERIPSGLVHVNDQTINDEALAPFGGVGDSGTGSRHGGAQANLEAFTETQWVTVRGDLPQHPF; encoded by the coding sequence ATGACGTTGCTCGGAACCGGATGGCAGGGCCGGATCTACTCCGGCGGCTGGATCCCCGGCGCGGGCGGGGAATACGACGCGGTCGAACCAGCAACTGGAGCCACACTCGCCCAGGTGGGCGCGGCGGCTCCGGAGAATGTCGCCAAGGCGGCCGCGGCGGCCCAGGAAGCGCAGCGCGAGTGGGCCGCGCAGCCGTACGACGCGCGGGCGCGGGTATTGCGTCGCGCAGCGCGGCTTTTCGAGGACCACGGCGACGAGATCGACGAATGGCTCATCCGGGAATCCGGTGCTACGCGGGGATTCGCGCAATTCCAGACCCGTGCGGTCGCGGCCGAGGAATGCCACGAAGCGGCCGCGCTCGCGGCGCATCCGTACGGGGAACTGTTGCGTTCCAGCCAGCCTCGGCTGTCGATGGCGCGCCGGGTCCCGGCCGGGGTGGTCGGCGTGATCTCGCCGTTCAACGCGCCGGTGATCCTGTCCATCCGCGCGATCGCGCCCGCTTTGGCACTCGGCAACGCGGTGCTGGCGAAGCCCGACCCGCGCACGGCAGTGTGCGGCGGCGTCGTGCTGGCCCGGATCTTCGAGGAAGCCGGACTGCCGGAAGGGCTGTTCCACCTGCTGCCCGGCGGCGCGGACGTCGGCGCGGCGCTGGTCGAGGACCCGCTGGTGCGCGTCATCGCGTTCACCGGCTCGACGAACGCGGGCCGGAAAATCGCCGCGGCGGCGGGGGAACGGCTCAAGCGCGTGCACCTCGAACTCGGCGGCAACTCGGCGCTCGTCGTGCTGGCGGACGCGGACGTCGAACAGGCCGCGTCGGTCGGCGCGTTCGGGTCGTTCAACCACTCCGGGCAGATCTGCATGGCGACCGGACGGCACTTGGTCGCCGCTGAAATCGCCGACGATTACGCGGCCGCGCTCGCCGAGCACGCGGCCAAGCTGACCGTCGGCAACCCGGCGACCGGCGACGTCGCGCTCGGCCCGCTGATCGACGCGGGACAGCGCGACCGCGTGCACTCGGTCGTCACCGGCAGCGCCGAGGCCGGCGCGAAGATCGCCACCGGCGGCACCTACGAGGACCTGTTCTACCGCCCGACCGTCCTCACCGACGTCCCGCTCGCCGCGCCCGCGTACGCCCAGGAGGTGTTCGGCCCGGTCGCTCCGGTCGTGCCGTTCTCCACAGTGGACGAAGCAGTGCGCCTGGCCGGCGGTACCGAATACGGGCTCTCGCTGGGCATCCTGACCCGGGACGCCGCGCGGGGGCTGGCGCTGGCCGAGCGGATCCCGTCCGGTCTGGTGCACGTCAACGACCAGACGATCAACGACGAAGCCCTCGCCCCGTTCGGCGGGGTGGGGGATTCGGGCACCGGCTCCCGGCACGGCGGCGCGCAGGCCAACCTGGAGGCGTTCACCGAAACCCAGTGGGTCACCGTGCGCGGCGACCTTCCGCAGCACCCCTTCTGA
- a CDS encoding thiamine pyrophosphate-dependent enzyme — MSPAPTVRDAAFDVLRRFGATTVFANPGSTEIALLTDLPDDLEFVLALHEGSVVGMATGWALANDRPAVAILHTTAGLGNAVGALATARVNRAPLVVLVGQQDRRHLALEPFLTGHRLDDLARPTPVWIAEPPRPQDVPGALARAWHEAREHRGPALVIVPMDDWSEPADVDEPLPAPAKLVRAHAAEPAVLAELAEFLGTASNPVLVAGAGADDAESWRGLTALAEKLACPVWQEAFGARAGFPQDHPQFAGHLPPGREGLRKALSGHDAVLSVGAPVFRQYPREPGQLTEPGTRVAVVTDDPNEAHRSPVDLAVLARPSAVCGPLAELLPAREAPAEKIGRTVELPGAPAEGAPLGPDHVFGLLARQLPKDTVLVEESPSSRPLLHAYVPAREPLGFLSAAMGGLGFGIPAAIGLRMGGLKRPVVAVIGDGSSLYSIQSLWSAAHYGAGVLVLVLSNGGYAIMDKLAVRHGERTAGGGKAPWPGFGEVSVSGLAKSLGCPARRVETYEELESVLNEVLPSLAARTEPLVLEVAVTA, encoded by the coding sequence GTGAGCCCTGCCCCGACCGTTCGCGACGCCGCGTTCGACGTGCTGCGCCGGTTCGGCGCCACGACGGTGTTCGCCAATCCCGGGTCGACCGAGATCGCGCTGCTCACCGACCTCCCCGACGACCTCGAGTTCGTGCTGGCGCTGCACGAGGGTTCGGTGGTCGGCATGGCGACCGGCTGGGCGCTCGCCAACGACCGGCCCGCGGTCGCGATCCTGCACACCACCGCCGGGCTCGGGAACGCCGTCGGCGCGCTCGCGACCGCCCGGGTCAACCGCGCGCCGCTGGTCGTGCTCGTCGGGCAGCAGGACCGCCGGCACCTCGCGCTGGAGCCGTTCCTCACCGGCCACCGCCTCGACGACCTCGCCCGGCCGACGCCGGTGTGGATCGCGGAACCGCCGCGCCCGCAGGACGTTCCGGGTGCGCTGGCCCGTGCCTGGCACGAGGCGCGCGAGCACCGCGGCCCGGCGCTGGTGATCGTGCCGATGGACGACTGGTCCGAACCGGCGGACGTGGACGAGCCGCTGCCCGCCCCGGCCAAGCTGGTCCGCGCGCACGCCGCCGAGCCCGCGGTGCTGGCCGAACTGGCGGAATTCCTCGGTACCGCAAGCAATCCGGTGCTCGTGGCGGGCGCCGGGGCCGACGACGCCGAGTCGTGGCGGGGGCTGACTGCGCTAGCGGAGAAGCTCGCGTGCCCGGTGTGGCAGGAGGCGTTCGGCGCCCGCGCCGGATTCCCGCAGGACCACCCGCAGTTCGCCGGACACCTGCCGCCGGGCCGAGAAGGACTGCGGAAAGCGTTGTCCGGGCACGACGCGGTGCTCTCGGTCGGCGCGCCGGTTTTTCGCCAGTACCCGCGGGAACCGGGGCAGCTGACCGAACCCGGCACCCGCGTCGCCGTGGTCACCGACGACCCGAACGAAGCGCACCGCAGCCCGGTCGACCTCGCGGTGCTGGCGCGGCCCTCCGCGGTGTGCGGGCCGTTGGCGGAGCTGCTCCCGGCCCGGGAAGCACCCGCGGAAAAGATCGGCCGGACGGTCGAGCTGCCGGGCGCGCCGGCCGAAGGGGCGCCGCTGGGACCGGACCACGTGTTCGGTCTGCTCGCCCGCCAGCTGCCCAAGGACACGGTGCTGGTCGAGGAATCCCCGTCGAGCCGCCCGTTGCTGCACGCGTACGTCCCGGCGCGCGAGCCGCTCGGCTTCCTCAGCGCGGCCATGGGCGGGCTGGGCTTCGGCATCCCGGCGGCGATCGGGCTGCGGATGGGCGGACTGAAACGCCCGGTGGTAGCGGTGATCGGGGACGGCTCGTCGCTGTACTCGATCCAGTCGTTGTGGAGCGCCGCGCACTACGGCGCCGGCGTTCTGGTGCTCGTGCTGTCCAACGGCGGCTACGCGATCATGGACAAACTCGCCGTGCGGCACGGCGAACGCACGGCCGGGGGCGGAAAAGCGCCGTGGCCCGGGTTCGGCGAGGTCAGCGTGAGCGGGCTCGCGAAATCGCTCGGCTGCCCAGCACGGCGCGTCGAAACCTACGAGGAACTGGAGTCGGTGTTGAACGAGGTGCTGCCGTCGTTGGCCGCCCGCACGGAGCCGCTGGTGCTGGAAGTGGCGGTGACGGCATGA
- a CDS encoding IclR family transcriptional regulator — protein sequence MLDSFLSGRPEQTHGEITRATGLAPATVHRLLAELTGWGALERTGRGRYRIGLRLWQLGAQAPGGRELRDVALPFLQDLLQVTHEVVHLVVLDGDRALYLEKLEAHPDVVVTSRVGLRLPLHAAGPGKVLLAHAPPDCLEKILAGGLERRASGTITDPARLRQVLAEVRLQGFCISRDEMTEGASSVAAPVRGPGDQVVAAISVVVPSSTPNLSPLVPVVRMAALGVTRALQG from the coding sequence GTGCTGGATTCCTTCCTGTCCGGCCGACCCGAGCAGACTCACGGCGAGATCACCCGGGCGACCGGGCTCGCGCCTGCCACGGTGCACCGGCTGCTCGCCGAACTGACCGGCTGGGGCGCGCTCGAGCGCACCGGCCGCGGCCGGTACCGCATCGGGCTCCGGCTGTGGCAGCTCGGGGCGCAGGCGCCGGGCGGGCGCGAGCTGCGGGACGTCGCGCTGCCGTTCCTGCAGGACCTGCTCCAGGTGACGCACGAGGTCGTCCACCTGGTCGTGCTCGACGGGGACCGCGCGCTGTACCTGGAAAAGCTCGAGGCGCACCCGGATGTCGTGGTGACGTCGCGGGTCGGGCTGCGGCTTCCGCTGCACGCGGCGGGGCCGGGCAAGGTGCTGCTCGCGCACGCGCCGCCGGACTGCCTCGAGAAGATCCTGGCCGGCGGGCTCGAGCGGCGCGCCAGCGGGACGATCACCGACCCGGCGCGGCTGCGGCAGGTGCTGGCGGAGGTCCGGCTGCAGGGATTCTGCATCTCCCGCGACGAGATGACCGAGGGCGCGTCGTCGGTCGCCGCCCCGGTGCGCGGGCCGGGCGACCAGGTCGTGGCCGCGATTTCCGTGGTCGTGCCCAGCAGCACGCCGAATCTTTCGCCGCTCGTGCCGGTGGTCCGGATGGCCGCGCTGGGGGTCACGCGCGCATTGCAAGGTTGA